The Miscanthus floridulus cultivar M001 chromosome 7, ASM1932011v1, whole genome shotgun sequence genome includes a region encoding these proteins:
- the LOC136462571 gene encoding protein ACCUMULATION AND REPLICATION OF CHLOROPLASTS 6, chloroplastic-like, translating into MEGVHSLLARPNSAPLAFSQPPLRRRHRPPPPGPSACRAASRWADRLFADFHLLPAATAAADPPAAAPSSSPFVPLFPDAADRALPLPVDFYKILGAEPHFLCDGIRRAFESRIAKPPQYGYSTEALVGRRQMLQIAHDTLTNQSSRTEYDRALSEDRDAALTMDVAWDKVSGVLCVLQEAGEAQLVLATGEQLLQDRPPKRFKQDVVLAMALAYVDLSRDAMAASPPDVICCCEVLERALKLLQEDGASNLAPELLEQIDETLEEITPRCVLELLALPTDEKHKNKRQEGLQGARNILWSVGRGGIATVGGGFSREAFMNEAFLQMTSAEQMDFFSKTPNSIPPEWFEIYSVALAHIAQAIASKRPQFIMMADDLFEQLQKFNIGSQYPYENEMNLALERALCSLLVGDISNCRMWLGIDNEPSPYRDPKIIEFVVNNSSIDEENDLLPGLCKLLETWLLSEVFPRSRDTRGMQFRLGDYYDDPKVLSYLERMEGGGASHLAAAAAIAKLGAQATAALGTVKSSALQAFSKVFPLIEQLDRSGKDTPSDDLEKSLEKLAQESVAGDAIHDSRNAALKIISAGALFALFAVIGLKCLPRKKSLPALRSEYATVAVADSVDGPAADEEPLDIPRMDAKLAEDIVRKWQSIKSKALGPEHTVTALQEILDGNMLNVWTDRAAEIERHGWFWEYTLSDVTIDSITVSMDGQRATVEATIEEVGQLTDVADPKNNDAYDTKYTARYEMTYSKSGGWRITEGAVLKS; encoded by the exons ATGGAGGGCGTCCACAGCCTCCTGGCCCGGCCCAACTCCGCGCCGCTCGCCTTCTCCCAGCCGCCCCTCCGCAGGCGCCACAGGCCGCCACCGCCTGGCCCCTCCGCCTGCCGCGCCGCCAGCCGCTGGGCCGACCGCCTCTTCGCCGACTTCCACCTCctccccgccgccaccgccgccgccgacccgCCGGCCGCGGCCCCCTCCTCGTCCCCGTTCGTCCCGCTCTTCCCCGACGCCGCCGACCGCGCCTTGCCTCTCCCGGTCGACTTCTACAAG ATTCTTGGGGCGGAGCCACATTTCCTATGCGATGGCATTCGGAGGGCGTTCGAGTCGCGGATAGCCAAGCCACCTCAGTACGGCTACAGCACAGAAGCTCTCGTTGGGCGTCGCCAAATGCTGCAGATTGCCCATGATACTCTCACAAACCAGAGTTCCCGTACCGAGTACGATCGTGCGCTTTCCGAGGACCGTGATGCGGCACTCACCATGGATGTTGCCTGGGATAAG GTTTCAGGTGTTCTGTGTGTGCTTCAGGAGGCTGGGGAGGCACAACTGGTGCTAGCAACTGGAGAGCAGTTGCTTCAGGACCGTCCACCTAAGCGGTTCAAGCAGGATGTGGTGCTAGCAATGGCATTGGCTTATGTGGACCTATCAAGGGATGCTATGGCAGCAAGCCCTCCAGATGTAATCTGCTGTTGTGAGGTGCTCGAGAGGGCGCTCAAGCTCCTGCAG GAGGATGGTGCAAGCAATCTTGCACCTGAACTGCTTGAACAGATTGATGAAACTTTGGAGGAGATTACACCTCGCTGTGTATTGGAGCTTCTTGCTCTTCCTACtgatgaaaaacataaaaataaacGCCAAGAAGGTCTGCAAGGTGCAAGAAACATATTGTGGAGTGTTGGCCGAGGTGGTATTGCTACTGTTGGAGGAGGATTTTCTCGTGAGGCCTTCATGAATGAGGCTTTTTTGCAGATGACATCAGCCGAGCAG ATGGATTTCTTCTCTAAAACACCGAATAGCATACCACCTGAATGGTTTGAAATCTATAGTGTGGCACTTGCCCATATTGCTCAAGCAATTGCAAGTAAAAGGCCACAATTCATTATGATGGCAGATGACCTCTTCGAACAACTTCAGAAGTTCAATATAGGTTCTCAATATCCTTATGAAAATGAGATGAACCTTGCATTAGAACGGGCACTCTGCTCCTTACTGGTGGGAGATATCAGCAATTGCAGAATGTGGCTTGGAATTGATAATGAGCCCTCACCATATAGGGACCCCAAAATTATTGAGTTTGTGGTGAATAACTCTAGCATCGATGAAGAGAATGATCTTCTTCCAGGGCTTTGCAAGCTTTTGGAGACTTGGCTTCTCTCCGAGGTTTTCCCAAGGAGCAGAGATACTCGAGGGATGCAGTTCAGACTGGGAGACTATTATGACGACCCAAAAGTTTTAAGCTACTTAGAAAGGATGGAAGGTGGTGGGGCTTCTCATTTGGCCGCAGCTGCTGCTATAGCAAAACTTGGTGCTCAAGCTACTGCTGCGCTTGGTACGGTAAAATCAAGTGCTCTTCAAGCTTTCAGCAAGGTTTTCCCATTGATAGAGCAGCTAGACAGATCAGGCAAGGATACCCCAAGTGATGATCTTGAGAAATCTCTTGAAAAACTTGCCCAAGAAAGTGTTGCTGGAGACGCTATCCACGATTCCAGAAATGCTGCTTTGAAGATTATCTCTGCTGGTGCACTGTTTGCACTATTTGCAGTAATAGGTCTGAAATGCTTGCCTCGTAAGAAGTCACTTCCTGCTCTTAGGAGCGAGTATGCGACTGTGGCAGTTGCTGACTCCGTTGATG GTCCAGCAGCAGATGAAGAGCCACTAGACATTCCTAGAATGGATGCAAAGTTGGCTGAAGATATTGTTCGCAAGTGGCAAAGTATCAAGTCCAAGGCTTTGGGGCCAGAACACACTGTCACGGCATTGCAGGAG ATCCTCGATGGCAACATGCTAAACGTATGGACGGACCGAGCGGCAGAGATTGAGCGTCACGGTTGGTTCTGGGAATACACACTCTCCGATGTGACAATCGACAGCATCACCGTCTCCATGGACGGTCAACGGGCAACCGTGGAGGCGACGATCGAGGAGGTGGGCCAACTTACCGACGTAGCAGACCCTAAGAATAACGACGCCTATGACACGAAGTACACTGCTCGGTACGAGATGACCTACTCGAAGTCCGGAGGGTGGAGGATCACCGAAGGAGCAGTCCTCAAGTCGTAG
- the LOC136462572 gene encoding uncharacterized protein isoform X2, with product MEDWDSEDFQPVAPVVKVEPLKKQWADEDVEEDDVKESWEEEEEEEEEKPKPAPVEKAAAKPSTKAPAKKGKQQASTSAEEPDEPPLSPTSEKIHQQRLVEEADFKSTTELFAKKGGEQKSLDTFIPKSESDFAEYAELIANKLRPYDKSFHYMSLLKNVMRLSMTSLKGADAKEISSSVTAIANEKIKAEKEAAAGKKKQGAKKKQLHIEKGDDDFIPGRGGGYDDPDEYDFM from the exons ATGGAGGACTGGG ATTCTGAAGATTTCCAGCCAGTTGCTCCTGTTGTGAAAGTCGAGCCACTTAAAAAGCAGTGGGCTGATGAAGATGTTGAAGAAGATGATGTAAAAGAATCatgggaagaagaggaggaggaggaggagg AGAAACCAAAGCCAGCGCCTGTGGAAAAGGCCGCGGCGAAACCTAGCACTAAGGCTCCTGCTAAAAAGGGAAAACAGCAAGCATCAACAAGTGCTGAAGAACCAGATGAGCCCCCTCTTAGTCCCACTTCAGAGAAAATTCACCAACAAAG GCTTGTGGAAGAAGCTGACTTCAAGTCAACCACAGAACTTTTTGCAAAGAAAGGCGGTGAACAAAAGTCACTAGATACTTTTATCCCGAAGTCTGAGAGTGACTTTGCGGAATACGCGGAGCTTATTGCAAATAAACTACGCCCCTATGAC AAAAGCTTTCACTACATGTCTCTCCTTAAGAATGTAATGAGACTTTCCATGACATCGCTGAAAGGTGCGGACGCGAAAGAAATATCTTCCTCCGTGACAGCAATTGCTAACGAGAAGATCAAGGCTGAGAAAGAGGCTGCAGCAGGCAAAAAGAAACAAG GAGCGAAAAAGAAGCAACTCCACATCGAGAAAGGAGACGATGACTTCATCCCCGGACGGGGTGGTGGCTATGATGATCCGGACGAGTACGACTTCATGTGA
- the LOC136462572 gene encoding uncharacterized protein isoform X3 translates to MEDWDSEDFQPVAPVVKVEPLKKQWADEDVEEDDVKESWEEEEEEEEKPKPAPVEKAAAKPSTKAPAKKGKQQASTSAEEPDEPPLSPTSEKIHQQRLVEEADFKSTTELFAKKGGEQKSLDTFIPKSESDFAEYAELIANKLRPYDKSFHYMSLLKNVMRLSMTSLKGADAKEISSSVTAIANEKIKAEKEAAAGKKKQGAKKKQLHIEKGDDDFIPGRGGGYDDPDEYDFM, encoded by the exons ATGGAGGACTGGG ATTCTGAAGATTTCCAGCCAGTTGCTCCTGTTGTGAAAGTCGAGCCACTTAAAAAGCAGTGGGCTGATGAAGATGTTGAAGAAGATGATGTAAAAGAATCatgggaagaagaggaggaggaggagg AGAAACCAAAGCCAGCGCCTGTGGAAAAGGCCGCGGCGAAACCTAGCACTAAGGCTCCTGCTAAAAAGGGAAAACAGCAAGCATCAACAAGTGCTGAAGAACCAGATGAGCCCCCTCTTAGTCCCACTTCAGAGAAAATTCACCAACAAAG GCTTGTGGAAGAAGCTGACTTCAAGTCAACCACAGAACTTTTTGCAAAGAAAGGCGGTGAACAAAAGTCACTAGATACTTTTATCCCGAAGTCTGAGAGTGACTTTGCGGAATACGCGGAGCTTATTGCAAATAAACTACGCCCCTATGAC AAAAGCTTTCACTACATGTCTCTCCTTAAGAATGTAATGAGACTTTCCATGACATCGCTGAAAGGTGCGGACGCGAAAGAAATATCTTCCTCCGTGACAGCAATTGCTAACGAGAAGATCAAGGCTGAGAAAGAGGCTGCAGCAGGCAAAAAGAAACAAG GAGCGAAAAAGAAGCAACTCCACATCGAGAAAGGAGACGATGACTTCATCCCCGGACGGGGTGGTGGCTATGATGATCCGGACGAGTACGACTTCATGTGA
- the LOC136462573 gene encoding GTPase ERA1, chloroplastic-like encodes MELGLMLQLVVPPCLSRRAVALPSDFISPCVLRRRRIRATRLKKHGVGAMCNAVMTYSGVEQEMVEEQVEEEEVGPAVSTRPRLELIEKPDRSLALLDEYESEELGTSLCANHRSGYVAVLGKPNVGKSTIINQMVGQKLSIVTDKLQTTRHRILGICSEPEYQIILYDTPGVIKKEMHKLDSMMMKNVRSAIGSADCVLVVADACKAPEKIDEMLEEGVGNKEVGLPVLLVLNKKDLIKPGEIAKKLEWYQKFTNVDDIIPISAKFGNGVDDIKEWILSKLPLGPAYYPRILASEHPERFFVGEIVREKIFVQYRQEIPYSCQVNVVSYKSRPSAKDFIQVEILVEKESQRSIILGKDGKAIKMLATASRLDIEDFLQKKVYLEIEVKVKENWRQHERLLKRYG; translated from the exons ATGGAGCTTGGCCTCATGCTCCAGCTCGTCGTGCCGCCGTGTCTCTCCCGTAGAGCTGTTGCCCTTCCATCGGATTTCATTTCCCCGTGTGTGCTTCGACGAAGACGCATCCGCGCCACGAGACTGAAGAAGCATGGAGTTGGGGCTATGTGCAATGCGGTTATGac ataTTCCGGAGTGGAACAGGAGATGGTGGAAGAacaagtggaggaggaggaggttggACCGGCGGTGAGCACAAGGCCGCGCCTGGAGCTCATCGAGAAGCCGGACCGGAGCCTGGCGCTGCTGGATGAGTACGAGTCGGAGGAATTGGGCACCTCTCTTTGCGCCAATCACCGCAGCG GGTATGTTGCTGTACTGGGGAAGCCAAATGTTGGCAAGAGCACCATTATAAACCAAATGGTTGGTCAGAAACTTTCGATCGTAACAGATAAACTGCAAACGACAAGACATCGCATTCTTGGTATATGTTCTGAACCAGAGTACCAG ATTATACTTTATGACACTCCTGGTGTTATTAAAAAGGAGATGCATAAGCTGGACAGTATGATGATGAAGAATGTTAGGAGCGCTATTGGCAGTGCTGACTGTGTGCTTGTTGTTGCTGATGCTTGCAAAGCACCTGAAAAG ATTGATGAAATGCTTGAAGAAGGTGTGGGAAACAAAGAGGTTGGACTTCCTGTACTGCTGGTATTGAACAAGAAAGATCTCATAAAACCAGGAGAAATTGCAAAGAAACTTGAG TGGTACCAAAAATTTACtaatgttgatgacattataccAATAAGTGCCAAATTTGGTAATGGGGTGGATGATATCAAGGAGTGGATATTGTCAAAGCTCCCTCTGGGTCCTGCTTACTACCCAAG GATATTAGCTAGTGAACACCCAGAGAGATTTTTTGTTGGTGAAATAGTGAGGGAAAAGATTTTTGTTCAATACAGGCAGGAAATTCCTTATTCATGCCAG GTTAATGTTGTCAGTTACAAAAGTAGGCCTAGTGCCAAGGACTTCATTCAAGTTGAGATACTTGTTGAGAAAGAATCACAAAGAAGCATTATACTAGGAAAG GATGGCAAAGCCATAAAGATGTTGGCAACCGCATCAAGGCTTGACATTGAGGATTTCCTACAAAAGAAAGTCTACCTTGAG ATAGAGGTCAAAGTGAAGGAGAACTGGCGGCAACACGAGCGACTTCTGAAGCGGTATGGCTAG
- the LOC136462572 gene encoding uncharacterized protein isoform X1 gives MEDWDSEDFQPVAPVVKVEPLKKQWADEDVEEDDVKESWEEEEEEEEEEEEEKPKPAPVEKAAAKPSTKAPAKKGKQQASTSAEEPDEPPLSPTSEKIHQQRLVEEADFKSTTELFAKKGGEQKSLDTFIPKSESDFAEYAELIANKLRPYDKSFHYMSLLKNVMRLSMTSLKGADAKEISSSVTAIANEKIKAEKEAAAGKKKQGAKKKQLHIEKGDDDFIPGRGGGYDDPDEYDFM, from the exons ATGGAGGACTGGG ATTCTGAAGATTTCCAGCCAGTTGCTCCTGTTGTGAAAGTCGAGCCACTTAAAAAGCAGTGGGCTGATGAAGATGTTGAAGAAGATGATGTAAAAGAATCatgggaagaagaggaggaggaggaggaggaggaggaggaggag AAACCAAAGCCAGCGCCTGTGGAAAAGGCCGCGGCGAAACCTAGCACTAAGGCTCCTGCTAAAAAGGGAAAACAGCAAGCATCAACAAGTGCTGAAGAACCAGATGAGCCCCCTCTTAGTCCCACTTCAGAGAAAATTCACCAACAAAG GCTTGTGGAAGAAGCTGACTTCAAGTCAACCACAGAACTTTTTGCAAAGAAAGGCGGTGAACAAAAGTCACTAGATACTTTTATCCCGAAGTCTGAGAGTGACTTTGCGGAATACGCGGAGCTTATTGCAAATAAACTACGCCCCTATGAC AAAAGCTTTCACTACATGTCTCTCCTTAAGAATGTAATGAGACTTTCCATGACATCGCTGAAAGGTGCGGACGCGAAAGAAATATCTTCCTCCGTGACAGCAATTGCTAACGAGAAGATCAAGGCTGAGAAAGAGGCTGCAGCAGGCAAAAAGAAACAAG GAGCGAAAAAGAAGCAACTCCACATCGAGAAAGGAGACGATGACTTCATCCCCGGACGGGGTGGTGGCTATGATGATCCGGACGAGTACGACTTCATGTGA